GCGGCAGGGCGCTGCCGGATCTCTCGTGATGGCGGCAAGACCTGGCAGAATCGCCTTCTGCCAGCGACCACGCAGTGGACAGATGTTGTTTACGGCAATGGCCAGTTCGTGGCAATGGCCGGCGGCAGCGGGATCATCGCCACGTCGCCGGATGGCGAAAAGTGGACACAACAAACGGCGCCAGGCAATTCCAGCCCGAATACGCTTTGCTTTGGCGGCGGGCTGTTCTTTTTTGCTGTCGCAAACACAAATCAGGCTTACACGTCGCCGGACGGCGTTACCTGGACGCCGCGCACTTTGCCTGCGGTAGCCAACTGGACCTGCGCGGCCTGGGGAAACGGGACGTTCCTGGTGGTTTCTCGAACCGCTTCCGGCGTCGGGTCAGCAATATCCGCTACATCGCCCGATGGCATTACTTGGACTCCACGAACTTTTCCAAATGCCGTGCAAAATGGCGCCTATGTCACATATGGGAAAGCAGGTTCAATTAGCGCATTCGTTTTGATTGCGTCAGTGCCATCTGCAATTCTCACGAGCACTGACGGAGTAACGTGGGTCACGCTGCCTGTTCCGCTGAATAAAAGCGGAGGTGATGCGGTGTTGACTGGGGTAGTGGCCGGCAATGGCGTTTGGATTATTTTCTCGGGAAACTCGGCGTTTGAGGCAGCATTCATGTCTGTCGACGGATTAAAATTCCAACCCTTCAATATTCTTCCAACTGGTAGTGCCGCAGCTTCTGCCGTGGGCTACGGCGATGGCGTTTTTCTTTATCAGAGCAGGACGACGGGCGAAGCAAACATCGGACGTGCCTATGCTGAGAACGACACCGATAGCGAATATCTGTACTTGTCCGGCACCGCCGGCCAATTCGTGAGGGTCAAATAATGGCCTGGATTCTTGACGCTGCTGGATATGTCACCAGCACGTATTTCGGCCCCGGATTCCCCGCCAACAGCACGAACCTCGCACCACCCGCCGGCGCCGCGCAACCGCTGCAGTTCGTGAATGGCGCATGGGTGATGGCCACGCCGGCGTTGACCTGGTCAGCAGCACCTGCGGAATACTGGTGGATCGACGTGGGCTCGTTCTTCGACCGCTTCGGCAGCAAGTCGCTGGCCATCACCAGTTCGACGGACCCGGAAGTGGCTGGACTGGTGATGCTGGTCCTGCCGCGCAAATACATCGACCTGCAGCGCGCCGATCTGCCAACCCTCCTCGATGTCCTGGTCACGAAGGACATCATCACCGAGGCCGAGAAGACAGCCGTGCTGACAAGGCCGACGACCGAGCAGGAAAGGTATATCGTCGGCCTGCCGCAGCCGCTGGACGATGCAGTGGGGCACGCATGAGCGGCCGCATCGCTCGCGCCGTTGGTCAACGCCTGGGCCTCCTGGCTATCGTCGTCGTGTGCCAAGTGGCGCATGCGATCGGGACGCTGTGGATGATCGGCGCGGCCCTGGCCGGCAGTGATCGCTACTGGCGCATCGCCCGCGGCTACGATCGCATGGGCAATGCAGTCACCGGCGGGCTCGATACCGAGACGGTGAGCAGCCGGGCCAGCCGGGCGCGACGCGAGGGCCGTACCTGGGGGTGCGTGCTGTGCCGCGTCCTGGACTGGATCGAGAAGGACCACTGCAGCAGATCCGAGGGCACCTGACCCATCGCCGCGGCCGCCACTTGGTGGCCGTTTTCTTTTCCTGTACCCGCAACGGGTACAGGCGCCTCTTGATGCGTCGCGCGCGCGTGCACGGCATCCTTTCGGCACTGTCTTGCACCGGCATTCGCCCACTGCAGACGCACTTTTCATACACCACCTGGAGCATAAAGAATGGCAACGGACTACCACCACGGCGTACGTGTGCAGGAAATCA
Above is a genomic segment from Pseudoduganella dura containing:
- a CDS encoding WD40/YVTN/BNR-like repeat-containing protein, whose amino-acid sequence is MGRSLNARSASEISIDMVPIGGIASMFRSGADYKAIGELVKRADYPQLSTAFPRARSISSALTPIDDASFGSSDFAYGGGIFVNVGGNSSAQAAGRCRISRDGGKTWQNRLLPATTQWTDVVYGNGQFVAMAGGSGIIATSPDGEKWTQQTAPGNSSPNTLCFGGGLFFFAVANTNQAYTSPDGVTWTPRTLPAVANWTCAAWGNGTFLVVSRTASGVGSAISATSPDGITWTPRTFPNAVQNGAYVTYGKAGSISAFVLIASVPSAILTSTDGVTWVTLPVPLNKSGGDAVLTGVVAGNGVWIIFSGNSAFEAAFMSVDGLKFQPFNILPTGSAAASAVGYGDGVFLYQSRTTGEANIGRAYAENDTDSEYLYLSGTAGQFVRVK